A genome region from Balneolaceae bacterium includes the following:
- a CDS encoding STAS domain-containing protein, with amino-acid sequence MKNFKINHRETETFDVLEISGELDAHTASQLENSLKSLIDGDKHQIIVNCKHLDYIASAGLGVFMAYIEDVRSLGGDIKLTNMNENVYNVFDLLGFPTLYDILEDEEQAIEKFENDVNVSGPDLV; translated from the coding sequence ATGAAGAACTTTAAAATCAACCACCGGGAAACAGAGACTTTCGACGTCCTGGAGATAAGCGGGGAACTTGATGCGCATACCGCCTCCCAGCTCGAAAATTCCCTCAAGTCGTTGATCGACGGAGACAAACACCAGATTATTGTCAACTGCAAGCACCTCGACTATATCGCCAGCGCAGGGCTGGGTGTGTTCATGGCCTATATTGAAGACGTGCGCAGCCTGGGGGGAGATATCAAGCTGACCAACATGAACGAAAACGTGTACAACGTTTTTGATCTGCTCGGTTTCCCCACCCTCTACGACATCCTGGAGGACGAGGAACAGGCTATAGAAAAGTTCGAAAATGATGTAAACGTAAGCGGGCCCGACCTTGTCTGA